One Anopheles marshallii chromosome 3, idAnoMarsDA_429_01, whole genome shotgun sequence genomic region harbors:
- the LOC128712328 gene encoding zinc finger protein 780A-like, translating into MRPEVMCRICASPDTALDLVDIFEEHVSQECVADILLELAGIKATVDDGFSRNCCAQCHADLTSAVTVRRKCIESDKLFHTSLECNSPLMDGLSDNESIISSEPEQTPCYHCYECLIDFYSSESLKEHYQSKHANAIHGWESFGISEISLFDTTDEEEDERVPTDLVSKLENSSPSMIYCCGCLLTFATDIELRLHSDTVHASNAMQIDEIRTFQCNICYRLFTNACALENHQSIEYFTRFQCATCGILFGQLAQLTRHEFTHMRGKFTCDICDKIFSNPGSMNSHMKRFHSNVKAIKTQEKHICNQCGKSVSSAAYLKTHMRLHSNEEPFACTICGARFKLYRYLKWHMAVHKGLHKCKECDASFKSPSELQDHMHSHVGSREFICTFCGSNFCTKQNLCKHMRKVHGHYKRKIINHLAMNQNILCRVCASTDATLDVVDIFDDYVAEERIADILLELAGIKISNHLAMNQNILCRVCVSTDTALDLMDIFDDYETEERIADILLELAGIKATVDDGFPRNCCAQCYSDLTSAVTVRRKCIESEKLFHTSQDWSTPLMDDFSDNLSIESPKPNQIPMYYCSECSIDFYSSESLKEHYQSKHANAIHGWKSFGICDISLFDTTDDEVDARVTPKETPVKTSQRCCGCLLLFDSVTELQQHSQAVHAPNAIAANEDKPFPCEICYKTYTTKQGVIAHQMKRRNLAYQCSFCGILYGSKFELGHHENKHTNRTFDCNVCGRKFFKLNALNRHKEAIHFEQELKHTCSICGASVKTIEYLRVHMKLHSDEEPFSCNLCGARFKLYRYLSWHMKIHSGLHKCEECAISFKSPSELRDHMQRHIGSKDVHCTMCRSRFYTKKHLQKHMRTKHAQYQRSKIVIKKKPQRN; encoded by the exons ATGCGTCCAGAAGTGATGTGTCGAATCTGTGCGTCTCCTGACACTGCACTTGATTTGGTGGACATTTTCGAAGAACATGTATCCCAAGAGTGTGTTGCTGATATTCTGCTTGAGCTAGCAGGAATAAAG GCGACTGTTGATGATGGGTTTTCTCGAAATTGCTGTGCACAATGCCATGCCGACCTCACCAGCGCTGTAACCGTACGAAGGAAATGTATTGAGTCAGATAAACTCTTTCACACATCTCTAGAATGCAATTCTCC CCTAATGGATGGTCTCTCAGATAATGAATCTATAATATCTTCTGAACCGGAGCAAACTCCATGTTATCATTGTTACGAATGTTTAATAGATTTCTACAGTTCGGAGTCACTTAAGGAGCATTATCAATCAAAGCATGCGAACGCTATTCATGGTTGGGAAAGTTTCGGAATCAGCGAAATATCCTTGTTCGATACGACCGATGAAGAAGAGGATGAAAGAGTACCTACCGATTTAGTGTCAAAGCTTGAAAATTCATCGCCTAGCATGATTTATTGCTGCGGTTGTCTATTGACATTTGCTACTGATATCGAACTGAGACTACATTCCGATACGGTACATGCGTCAAACGCAATGCAGATTGATGAAATTAGAACATTTCAGTGCAACATATGCTatcgtttgtttacaaatGCGTGTGCGCTTGAAAACCACCAAAGCATTGAATATTTCACACGCTTCCAGTGTGCAACGTGCGGAATACTGTTCGGTCAGCTGGCGCAATTAACGCGCCATGAATTCACGCACATGCGTGGAAAATTCACTTGCGATATATGTGATAAGATTTTTTCTAATCCAGGATCCATGAATAGTCATATGAAAAGGTTTCATTCAAATGTGAAAGCTATCAAAAcgcaagaaaaacacatttgcaaTCAGTGTGGCAAAAGTGTTAGTTCGGCAGCGTATCTGAAAACACACATGCGATTACATTCTAACGAAGAACCATTCGCTTGCACCATATGTGGGGCCCGTTTTAAACTGTACAGATATTTAAAATGGCACATGGCAGTGCATAAAGGGTTACACAAGTGCAAGGAATGTGACGCTTCATTCAAGAGCCCATCCGAGCTTCAGGATCATATGCACAGCCACGTCGGATCAAGGGAGTTTATTTGCACCTTTTGTGGTAGcaatttttgtacaaaacaaaatctttgTAAGCATATGAGAAAAGTGCATGGCCACTACAAAAGAAAGATAAT CAATCATTTGGCAATGAATCAAAACATCCTCTGCCGTGTTTGTGCATCCACTGACGCTACACTTGATGTGGTGGATATTTTCGATGATTATGTAGCCGAAGAGCGTATTGCTGATATTTTGCTGGAGCTTGCAGGAATAAAG ATAAGCAATCATTTGGCAATGAATCAAAACATTctctgtcgtgtgtgtgtctctacTGACACTGCACTTGATCTGATGGACATTTTCGATGATTATGAAACCGAAGAGCGTATTGCTGATATTCTGCTGGAGCTTGCAGGAATAAAG GCGACTGTTGATGATGGATTTCCTCGAAATTGCTGTGCGCAATGCTATTCCGACCTCACCAGCGCCGTAACCGTACGAAGGAAATGTATTGAATCGGAAAAACTCTTCCACACATCTCAAGACTGGAGCACGCC ACTAATGGATGATTTCTCAGATAATTTATCCATAGAATCACCTAAACCGAATCAAATTCCAATGTATTACTGCTCCGAATGTTCCATAGATTTCTATAGCTCGGAGTCACTTAAAGAACACTACCAATCAAAGCATGCCAACGCTATCCatggttggaaaagtttcggaatTTGTGATATTTCCTTGTTCGATACTACAGACGATGAGGTAGATGCGAGAGTGACTCCGAAAGAAACCCCCGTTAAAACGTCTCAACGATGTTGTGGATGTTTGCTCCTGTTCGATAGTGTTACGGAACTGCAACAACACTCCCAAGCGGTACATGCACCGAACGCAATTGCAGCTAACGAAGACAAACCATTCCCATGTGAAATCTGCTATAAAACTTACACAACCAAGCAAGGGGTAATCGCGCATCAAATGAAAAGGCGTAATTTGGCCTACCAGTGTTCGTTTTGTGGAATATTATACGGTTCAAAATTTGAGCTGGGGCATCATGAAAATAAGCATACGAATCGTACATTTGATTGCAATGTTTGTGGAAGGAAATTCTTTAAGCTCAATGCTCTAAATAGGCACAAGGAGGCTATACATTTTGAACAGGAATTGAAACACACTTGCAGTATATGTGGAGCAAGCGTCAAAACAATAGAATACCTAAGGGTCCACATGAAGCTGCATTCTGACGAGGAACCGTTTTCCTGCAACCTATGTGGGGCCCGTTTCAAACTGTACAGATATTTAAGCTGGCATATGAAAATTCACAGCGGACTGCACAAATGCGAGGAGTGTGCGATTTCGTTCAAGAGCCCATCAGAACTTCGAGATCATATGCAGCGGCATATCGGATCAAAGGATGTTCATTGCACTATGTGTCGTAGCCGGTTTTATACCAAAAAACATCTTCAGAAACACATGAGAACGAAACATGCTCAGTATCAAAGGAGTAAAAtagtgattaaaaaaaagccacaaaggaattaa
- the LOC128715896 gene encoding zinc finger protein OZF-like has product MNQNILCRVCASTDATLDVVDIFDDYVAEERIADILLELAGIKATVDDGFPRNCCAQCHSDLTSAVIVRRKCIESDKLFHTSQDCNTPVMDDQSSNVSMISPKQEHIPRYHCSECLIDFYNSQSLEEHYQSKHANAIHGWKSFGISDISLFDTTDDEEENETAGYDQEAKPKNASTKIYYCCGCLLTFSTEIERKQHSDTVHALSTMQIDESQVFQCKICYGLFSNAARLKQHQNIQYVKRFQCATCGILFREPWQLNRHEFKHMPHGKFTCHICDSVFSHPDNLKGHIRTLHSNPKPQQKHVCSQCGKSFSTLSNLRVHQKLHSDEEPFACSLCGARYKLYRYLKWHMAAAHVGLHKCKECDYSFKSPSELQDHMNRHTGSRQFSCTICSSAFYTKSNLLHHLSKTHRQFRRKKV; this is encoded by the exons ATGAATCAAAACATCCTCTGCCGTGTTTGTGCATCCACTGACGCTACACTTGATGTGGTGGATATTTTCGATGATTATGTAGCCGAAGAGCGTATTGCTGATATTTTGCTGGAGCTTGCAGGAATAAAG GCGACGGTTGATGATGGGTTTCCTCGAAATTGCTGTGCGCAATGCCATTCCGACCTCACCAGCGCTGTAATCGTGCGAAGGAAATGTATTGAGTCAGATAAACTCTTCCACACGTCTCAAGACTGCAACACTCC CGTAATGGATGATCAATCAAGCAATGTATCCATGATATCTCCAAAACAGGAGCATATTCCAAGGTATCATTGCTCCGAATGTTTAATAGATTTCTACAACTCGCAGTCACTGGAGGAACACTACCAATCAAAGCATGCCAACGCTATCCatggttggaaaagttttggaaTTAGTGATATTTCCTTGTTCGACACTACTGACGATGAAGAAGAGAACGAAACAGCTGGTTACGATCAAGAGGCCAAGCCCAAAAATGCATCGACTAAAATTTATTACTGTTGCGGTTGCCTATTGACATTTAGCACTGAAATCGAACGGAAACAGCATTCCGATACGGTACATGCTTTAAGCACAATGCAGATTGATGAAAGTCAAGTCTTTCAATGTAAAATATGCTATGGATTGTTTTCCAATGCAGCAAGGCTTAAACAGCatcaaaatattcaatatgTGAAACGATTCCAGTGTGCAACATGTGGAATCCTATTTCGCGAGCCGTGGCAACTAAACAGACATGAGTTTAAGCATATGCCACATGGAAAATTCACTTGCCACATATGTGATTCGGTTTTCTCTCATCCGGATAATTTGAAAGGTCACATCAGAACACTGCACAGCAACCCAAaaccgcaacaaaaacacgttTGCAGTCAATGTGGCAAATCATTTAGTACGTTATCAAACCTTAGAGTTCACCAGAAACTGCATTCTGATGAGGAACCATTTGCCTGCAGCTTATGCGGGGCTCGTTACAAACTGTACAGATATTTGAAATGGCACATGGCGGCGGCGCACGTCGGGCTGCACAAGTGCAAGGAATGTGACTATTCATTCAAGAGCCCGTCCGAGCTTCAAGATCATATGAACCGTCATACCGGATCAAGACAGTTTAGCTGCACCATTTGTAGTAGCGCTTTTTATACCAAGAGCAATCTTCTCCACCACTTATCGAAAACGCATCGACAGTTcagaagaaagaaagtttAG